One window from the genome of Elaeis guineensis isolate ETL-2024a chromosome 5, EG11, whole genome shotgun sequence encodes:
- the LOC140858153 gene encoding putative glucan endo-1,3-beta-glucosidase GVI isoform X1 — protein METMLNLIIAAFSLLISSFGILAGAQGIGINYGLLGDNLPSPDKVVGLLNSRNIKLVRLFDPNPIVLTALHNSGIEVILGTLNNDLERLANDPTFANTWVQNNVIPHVQAGTSFRYITAGNEVIPGNLAGFVLSAMQNLDTALTDAKLNIPVSTAISTGVLGVSFPPSQGAFSEASSVDMTGIVGFLASKKTPLLVNVYPYFAYANQPKDVRLDYALFTANGTVVVDGALNYANLFDAIVDAMYSALEKAGHPDVSVVVSETGWPSAGDAIGATVENGMTYNNNAVAHVTSSAGTPRRPGNAIETYIFAMFNEDLKPVGVEQNFGLYHPDMTEVYHVNFP, from the exons ATGGAAACAATGTTAAACCTTATCATTGCTGCTTTCAGTCTTCTCATCTCAAGCTTTGGTATTCTTGCCG GAGCTCAAGGCATTGGTATAAACTATGGCTTGTTAGGCGATAACCTCCCCTCACCAGACAAAGTGGTGGGTCTCTTGAACTCTCGGAACATCAAATTGGTCCGCCTCTTCGACCCCAACCCCATCGTCCTTACGGCCCTCCACAACTCTGGCATTGAGGTCATACTCGGCACCCTCAACAATGACCTTGAGAGACTCGCTAATGACCCGACCTTCGCCAACACCTGGGTCCAAAACAATGTAATTCCCCATGTCCAAGCCGGCACCAGCTTCCGCTACATCACCGCTGGCAACGAGGTCATTCCCGGCAACCTCGCCGGTTTCGTCCTCTCTGCCATGCAAAACCTTGACACCGCTCTCACCGATGCCAAGCTCAACATCCCCGTCTCCACCGCCATTTCCACCGGCGTCCTTGGCGTGTCATTTCCACCTTCCCAAGGTGCATTCTCCGAAGCATCGTCTGTCGACATGACCGGCATTGTAGGATTCCTAGCATCCAAGAAGACACCACTCCTTGTCAACGTGTACCCATACTTTGCATATGCCAACCAGCCGAAGGACGTGCGGCTCGACTACGCACTTTTCACAGCAAATGGCACGGTGGTCGTTGACGGTGCATTGAACTACGCGAACCTTTTCGATGCCATAGTCGATGCTATGTACTCTGCGTTAGAGAAGGCTGGTCATCCGGATGTCAGCGTGGTGGTGTCAGAGACTGGGTGGCCATCCGCCGGTGATGCGATCGGGGCGACGGTGGAGAATGGCATGACATATAATAACAATGCGGTGGCACATGTGACCAGCAGTGCGGGGACACCTAGGAGGCCGGGGAATGCAATAGAGACTTATATTTTTGCCATGTTTAATGAGGACTTGAAGCCCGTTGGAGTAGAGCAAAACTTTGGGTTGTATCACCCGGATATGACTGAAGTATACCATGTCAACTTTCCATGA
- the LOC140858153 gene encoding putative glucan endo-1,3-beta-glucosidase GVI isoform X2, with amino-acid sequence METMLNLIIAAFSLLISSFGAQGIGINYGLLGDNLPSPDKVVGLLNSRNIKLVRLFDPNPIVLTALHNSGIEVILGTLNNDLERLANDPTFANTWVQNNVIPHVQAGTSFRYITAGNEVIPGNLAGFVLSAMQNLDTALTDAKLNIPVSTAISTGVLGVSFPPSQGAFSEASSVDMTGIVGFLASKKTPLLVNVYPYFAYANQPKDVRLDYALFTANGTVVVDGALNYANLFDAIVDAMYSALEKAGHPDVSVVVSETGWPSAGDAIGATVENGMTYNNNAVAHVTSSAGTPRRPGNAIETYIFAMFNEDLKPVGVEQNFGLYHPDMTEVYHVNFP; translated from the exons ATGGAAACAATGTTAAACCTTATCATTGCTGCTTTCAGTCTTCTCATCTCAAGCTTTG GAGCTCAAGGCATTGGTATAAACTATGGCTTGTTAGGCGATAACCTCCCCTCACCAGACAAAGTGGTGGGTCTCTTGAACTCTCGGAACATCAAATTGGTCCGCCTCTTCGACCCCAACCCCATCGTCCTTACGGCCCTCCACAACTCTGGCATTGAGGTCATACTCGGCACCCTCAACAATGACCTTGAGAGACTCGCTAATGACCCGACCTTCGCCAACACCTGGGTCCAAAACAATGTAATTCCCCATGTCCAAGCCGGCACCAGCTTCCGCTACATCACCGCTGGCAACGAGGTCATTCCCGGCAACCTCGCCGGTTTCGTCCTCTCTGCCATGCAAAACCTTGACACCGCTCTCACCGATGCCAAGCTCAACATCCCCGTCTCCACCGCCATTTCCACCGGCGTCCTTGGCGTGTCATTTCCACCTTCCCAAGGTGCATTCTCCGAAGCATCGTCTGTCGACATGACCGGCATTGTAGGATTCCTAGCATCCAAGAAGACACCACTCCTTGTCAACGTGTACCCATACTTTGCATATGCCAACCAGCCGAAGGACGTGCGGCTCGACTACGCACTTTTCACAGCAAATGGCACGGTGGTCGTTGACGGTGCATTGAACTACGCGAACCTTTTCGATGCCATAGTCGATGCTATGTACTCTGCGTTAGAGAAGGCTGGTCATCCGGATGTCAGCGTGGTGGTGTCAGAGACTGGGTGGCCATCCGCCGGTGATGCGATCGGGGCGACGGTGGAGAATGGCATGACATATAATAACAATGCGGTGGCACATGTGACCAGCAGTGCGGGGACACCTAGGAGGCCGGGGAATGCAATAGAGACTTATATTTTTGCCATGTTTAATGAGGACTTGAAGCCCGTTGGAGTAGAGCAAAACTTTGGGTTGTATCACCCGGATATGACTGAAGTATACCATGTCAACTTTCCATGA